A portion of the Bacteroides faecium genome contains these proteins:
- a CDS encoding PKD-like family lipoprotein, producing MEKKFNLFNRSVLLLSVLLFFFSCNEDKGNYDYSEINDIDIAEFKVKDATGDYISIGENEEFYNVTVEAGDNLVLIPELAFISDDQADYSFKWYGYLRGKTKPEDAQVISEEKDLMHPMAEEWGMETTSQSGVYSFTFEAVNNQTGVKRIWMFRVSVHSRAKYGYVALCKKENGFDVDVVAKNELKYHLVTDLFSSIKNLDLSAEPYGIEALWDITAPEVGRDNYAFYVLTDKITTRLAPGDYSYDDKYSISSIIEPWSPLANQNVVAKKIVARGPNTAGIQTRAYFLYNDDWYFQNTSGSWYYIDQPINRMLVYNDEGQIIETKHYKPAPFVAMNANNTNGVSVLYNETDKKFVFHKFNKPDKRNDIFYTQDIKTELNDKMMFTDAEVADPHEKLVYLADDIRSRTYNSTSHSVVQDNFAIFQGSQGDYRGVLFRTDNNGVITAGFSRFYFPSVLTNKNIKIWFKRALTLYCVTDDNTIYKFKLQGLTVNNQSKPQGKDDGFWDAGGKGSYEDVTGKFTKDGYTEVTCMKSVDDHNLGSMNSSYWLKIQQSRGSKYGTVIVGTVNPNLPKGKNGKMEFFQFNYTENDLVPRLLPLAGTENEKTNVFTGVGEVIDVVYKGGLITPTVNDSQPDPLI from the coding sequence ATGGAAAAGAAATTTAATCTATTCAATAGGAGTGTACTCTTGCTGAGCGTACTCTTGTTCTTCTTTTCATGCAACGAAGACAAAGGGAACTATGATTATTCGGAAATTAATGATATTGACATAGCAGAGTTTAAGGTGAAAGATGCCACCGGTGATTATATCAGCATAGGAGAAAACGAGGAGTTTTACAATGTTACTGTAGAAGCGGGCGACAATCTGGTATTAATACCGGAATTAGCTTTCATATCAGACGATCAGGCGGATTATTCATTCAAATGGTACGGTTATCTGCGAGGTAAGACCAAACCGGAAGACGCTCAAGTTATTTCAGAAGAGAAAGATCTTATGCACCCTATGGCGGAAGAATGGGGTATGGAAACCACATCTCAATCGGGAGTCTATTCATTCACTTTTGAAGCAGTCAATAACCAAACCGGAGTCAAGAGAATATGGATGTTTAGGGTCAGCGTACATTCCCGTGCAAAATACGGATATGTGGCTTTATGTAAAAAAGAAAACGGATTTGATGTTGATGTAGTAGCTAAGAATGAATTGAAATATCATTTAGTGACTGATTTGTTCAGCAGTATCAAGAATCTGGACCTTTCGGCCGAACCTTATGGTATCGAAGCGTTATGGGACATCACAGCACCCGAAGTAGGGCGGGATAATTACGCATTTTATGTATTGACGGACAAAATTACAACCCGGCTTGCTCCCGGTGATTATTCATATGATGACAAATATTCCATTTCATCCATAATAGAGCCATGGTCTCCGTTGGCCAATCAGAATGTAGTAGCCAAAAAAATAGTGGCGAGAGGCCCCAATACGGCAGGAATCCAGACGCGTGCTTATTTCCTGTATAACGACGACTGGTATTTTCAAAACACGAGTGGTTCCTGGTATTATATCGATCAACCGATCAACCGTATGCTTGTATATAATGATGAAGGACAAATAATCGAAACGAAGCATTACAAACCGGCTCCGTTCGTTGCTATGAATGCAAACAATACTAACGGTGTCAGCGTCTTGTACAATGAGACTGATAAGAAATTTGTCTTTCATAAGTTTAATAAGCCTGATAAACGTAATGATATCTTTTACACACAGGATATCAAAACAGAGCTTAATGATAAAATGATGTTCACTGACGCGGAAGTGGCAGACCCTCACGAGAAATTGGTATATTTGGCTGATGACATCCGGAGCCGGACCTATAATAGCACCTCTCATTCGGTAGTACAAGATAATTTCGCTATTTTCCAAGGTTCTCAAGGGGACTATCGGGGTGTGCTGTTCAGAACAGACAATAACGGGGTGATAACAGCCGGATTCAGCAGGTTTTATTTCCCCTCTGTGTTGACGAATAAGAATATTAAAATCTGGTTTAAGAGAGCATTGACCCTATACTGTGTAACGGATGACAACACCATTTACAAATTTAAATTGCAGGGATTGACTGTAAACAACCAGTCGAAGCCTCAAGGGAAAGACGATGGCTTTTGGGATGCCGGGGGCAAGGGCAGCTATGAAGATGTAACCGGCAAATTCACAAAAGACGGATATACAGAGGTTACTTGCATGAAATCTGTAGATGACCATAATCTTGGAAGTATGAATTCCTCATACTGGTTGAAAATACAGCAATCGCGAGGCTCAAAATATGGAACAGTAATTGTCGGCACAGTGAATCCTAACTTGCCCAAGGGGAAAAATGGCAAAATGGAGTTTTTCCAGTTTAATTATACGGAAAACGATCTGGTGCCTCGCCTGCTTCCTTTAGCCGGAACAGAAAATGAAAAGACTAATGTTTTCACTGGAGTAGGCGAAGTGATAGATGTGGTATATAAGGGTGGATTAATCACTCCGACAGTTAATGATTCGCAACCTGATCCACTCATTTAA
- a CDS encoding SusC/RagA family TonB-linked outer membrane protein, translating to MYRTDLLDTSKKVSVKVEKQSVEQILVQVLKGTAITYEINDRQIILKKSAGEQKVVPQQAKQKQLIQGLVRDEKGEVIIGATVQVKNTGIGTATNMDGKFTIAAEDPGILVVSYVGMTTKEIKLQKGTSYYRITLEPNAMLDEVVINAGIISRNKLGFTGSYTTVSQEELKSVGGINLVQALKSLDPSFVIMDNNLAGSDPNTMSTITMRGGTTVDFKTDIDDYSANSNQPLYILDGFETTLETINDLDINRIESITLLKDAGSTAIYGAKGANGVVVVETLKPKEGELMVNYSANFQLAIADLSAYSMMNAEEKLEFEALAGRYGDLNDFLNNSSNIKLYNDNLARLAQGIDTYWLKVPIRTAFTHDHSLNISGGSKSILYQIGVNYRKVEGVMKGSDRESFGGNVRVSYRTGRVNIANNLTVGITNSDNGNWGSFQSFANANPYFRMQNDDGTIPMMLDEIKIMNGQTDTHSASAVNPYYNAMLFGYNNSSSFNLTNNTSFDWFINDQWRWQASLSLFTTKADSESFKDPRHSDYRDQTDYTKKGNYNSSYNSDWGYRANTSISYGQSFLESHNLTFIGRAAIEEMNKNGKNFSVTGFPEGVMGIPSYATGYPENGKPGYNIRKNRSASFLLAFNYNYKYRYLFDFNYNLDGANSFGKNKKFQDFWSVGLGWNIHKEAFAESWKWLQEFKLRTTYGINGNQNVSNVNEDVYQYYPGNDVFGLASYLSQYANPDLKWQIAKKFSAGLNFTTINNRLNVTFDVYKTKTNPLVVSLAQRPSTGVGSLPINVGFLDTKGMEFKINYNIIRNTKERIFLRVGLTGSTTSSKYGNFDNKLAELNRAYQRASEEEGTNASQNINSLLQYEDGQSPSTLWAVRSLGIDPATGNEIFLTKDGKPTFTYNADDRVPIANSSPDIQGVFNTSFTYKRLEVSMFFRYKLGAYNFNRALYQKVENIGKTSLVYNQDRRALYDRWKQPGDIAQFKNIVAGSTPNTPVSSRFIQKDNQFRGESFKISYDFTKDKWIKKLYLKDFRVHFSMQELFVISSMKQERGLDYPFQRSFSAGISARF from the coding sequence ATGTATCGTACAGATCTACTTGATACATCTAAAAAAGTATCTGTAAAAGTAGAGAAGCAGAGTGTGGAGCAAATCCTAGTACAGGTGTTGAAAGGAACGGCTATCACCTATGAAATAAATGACCGTCAGATTATTCTGAAAAAAAGTGCAGGCGAACAGAAAGTAGTTCCGCAACAAGCTAAACAGAAGCAACTAATCCAGGGGCTTGTCAGGGATGAGAAAGGAGAAGTGATTATTGGAGCGACTGTTCAAGTAAAGAATACGGGAATCGGCACGGCTACCAATATGGACGGGAAATTCACGATTGCTGCTGAAGACCCGGGAATATTAGTTGTTTCATACGTTGGTATGACAACTAAGGAAATAAAACTCCAAAAAGGAACTTCATATTATAGGATTACTTTGGAGCCTAATGCAATGTTGGATGAAGTCGTGATAAATGCCGGTATTATTTCAAGAAATAAACTGGGATTTACGGGTTCATATACCACTGTCAGTCAAGAGGAATTAAAATCCGTAGGTGGTATAAACCTGGTTCAGGCATTAAAGTCCCTGGATCCATCCTTTGTAATAATGGATAACAATCTGGCAGGTTCAGACCCTAATACCATGTCTACCATAACCATGCGCGGAGGTACTACGGTCGACTTTAAAACCGACATCGATGATTACAGTGCCAACTCCAATCAACCTTTGTATATCTTGGACGGGTTTGAGACTACACTGGAAACCATTAATGACTTGGACATTAACCGCATAGAATCCATTACTTTACTAAAAGACGCCGGTTCTACCGCTATCTACGGTGCAAAAGGTGCCAATGGTGTAGTGGTAGTAGAAACCTTAAAGCCTAAAGAAGGTGAATTGATGGTCAATTATAGCGCAAATTTCCAACTTGCAATAGCCGATCTCAGTGCATACAGCATGATGAATGCAGAGGAAAAACTAGAGTTTGAAGCACTGGCCGGACGTTATGGAGATTTGAATGATTTCCTGAATAACAGCAGTAATATCAAACTTTATAATGATAATCTGGCACGCTTGGCACAGGGCATAGACACTTATTGGCTTAAAGTACCCATACGGACTGCATTCACACATGACCACTCTTTAAATATCTCTGGTGGTTCCAAATCTATTTTATACCAGATAGGTGTTAATTACAGAAAAGTAGAAGGAGTCATGAAAGGCTCCGACCGTGAATCATTCGGTGGAAACGTACGGGTAAGCTATCGTACCGGTAGAGTAAATATCGCCAACAACTTGACCGTGGGCATTACCAATTCGGACAATGGCAACTGGGGCTCTTTCCAGTCCTTTGCCAATGCGAATCCGTATTTTAGAATGCAAAATGACGACGGAACCATTCCAATGATGTTGGATGAGATTAAAATCATGAACGGTCAGACCGATACCCATTCAGCCTCTGCTGTCAATCCTTATTATAATGCGATGCTTTTTGGGTATAACAATAGCAGCTCTTTCAACTTAACCAATAATACCTCATTCGACTGGTTCATAAACGACCAATGGAGATGGCAGGCATCGTTAAGCCTTTTTACAACCAAAGCGGACTCGGAATCATTCAAAGATCCGCGTCACAGTGATTATAGAGATCAAACCGATTATACGAAAAAAGGAAATTATAATAGTTCGTACAATTCGGACTGGGGATATCGTGCCAATACTAGCATCAGCTACGGGCAATCGTTTCTGGAGTCACACAACTTGACCTTTATAGGAAGAGCTGCCATAGAAGAAATGAATAAAAACGGTAAAAACTTCTCAGTGACCGGTTTTCCCGAAGGAGTGATGGGGATTCCAAGTTATGCTACCGGTTATCCGGAAAACGGCAAACCCGGATATAACATAAGAAAGAACAGATCGGCTTCTTTCTTGTTGGCGTTCAACTACAATTATAAGTATCGCTACCTCTTTGACTTCAACTACAATTTAGACGGGGCAAACTCTTTTGGGAAAAACAAGAAATTTCAGGATTTCTGGTCTGTAGGATTGGGATGGAATATACACAAGGAAGCTTTTGCGGAAAGTTGGAAATGGTTGCAGGAATTCAAACTCAGAACGACGTATGGAATCAACGGTAACCAGAATGTAAGCAATGTAAATGAGGATGTTTACCAATACTATCCCGGCAATGATGTTTTCGGCTTGGCTTCTTATTTGAGCCAATATGCTAATCCCGACCTGAAATGGCAGATTGCCAAGAAATTCTCGGCAGGCTTGAACTTTACAACGATCAACAACCGTTTGAATGTTACATTTGATGTGTATAAGACAAAAACAAATCCTTTGGTAGTTAGTCTGGCACAACGCCCTTCTACTGGTGTGGGAAGTCTCCCTATCAACGTAGGCTTTCTGGATACGAAAGGAATGGAGTTTAAAATCAATTATAACATCATCCGAAATACAAAAGAACGGATTTTCCTACGCGTTGGATTAACCGGTTCGACAACATCTTCCAAGTATGGCAATTTTGATAATAAACTGGCAGAACTGAACCGGGCATATCAAAGAGCTTCTGAAGAAGAAGGAACAAACGCCAGTCAGAACATCAATTCACTGCTCCAATATGAAGATGGACAAAGTCCTTCCACCCTATGGGCGGTACGTTCGTTAGGAATCGATCCTGCCACCGGAAACGAAATATTCTTAACTAAAGACGGTAAGCCTACATTCACTTATAATGCGGACGACCGTGTGCCTATTGCAAATAGTAGTCCGGATATTCAAGGAGTGTTCAATACAAGTTTCACATATAAAAGATTGGAAGTTTCTATGTTCTTCCGTTACAAATTGGGTGCTTACAACTTCAACAGAGCTCTGTATCAAAAAGTGGAAAACATAGGAAAAACTTCTTTGGTATATAATCAAGACCGTCGTGCCTTGTATGACCGCTGGAAACAACCCGGAGACATTGCCCAATTTAAGAATATCGTGGCAGGTTCTACTCCCAATACGCCGGTTTCATCCCGTTTCATACAAAAAGACAATCAATTTCGGGGAGAAAGCTTTAAAATCTCCTACGATTTCACCAAAGACAAGTGGATCAAGAAACTGTATCTCAAAGATTTCAGAGTCCATTTTTCCATGCAGGAGTTATTCGTGATAAGTTCCATGAAGCAGGAACGTGGATTGGATTATCCTTTCCAACGATCATTTTCGGCAGGTATCAGTGCAAGATTTTAA
- a CDS encoding TlpA family protein disulfide reductase — MKRSLLCFALFMLTFSVSAQISSTVEGVWEKGKSKNIKLFAIENSNYKEVASSRVDENGRFILAFYPAKEGFYILDNYNFYFKPGDKLSVKITDGSYELTGKNTPENKELSNWEQLTTPLKEMRKRSRATYLDFFPLLEKTEKEMNYKINTPNKVFNNTFIKYRELNLLDIAMNFLFAPRTAHPRREDFPDYFRKIDLKKMLADPFVLDYPHGLSLVGRSKILPVWTGESKNIKTGNDLTASPEAGIIDNEELMNAADPIVRAELVLLYAKNKKVLVVFDQYADLYSKYLTTDEQRQRLKEQRFSLIKNTKGDPAIDFTFADVNGKPHALSDFKGKVVYVDVWATWCGPCQKEMPHLKKLEAEYKDNANIVFIGVSVDKGKDMQKWKEFLVREKLPGIQIFAGDDASEKLMKPYKISGIPRFVLVDKNGNLISANAPRPSSPDIRTVLNDALKK, encoded by the coding sequence ATGAAAAGAAGTCTTCTGTGTTTTGCACTTTTTATGCTCACTTTTTCAGTGAGCGCACAAATATCTTCCACTGTGGAAGGAGTTTGGGAAAAAGGCAAATCTAAAAATATCAAATTATTTGCCATTGAAAACAGTAATTATAAAGAAGTGGCATCCTCTAGGGTGGATGAAAACGGCCGGTTTATTTTAGCCTTTTATCCCGCTAAGGAAGGATTTTATATACTTGATAATTACAACTTTTATTTTAAGCCGGGTGATAAGCTTTCTGTGAAGATAACCGATGGCAGTTATGAATTGACAGGCAAAAATACGCCGGAGAATAAGGAACTTTCCAATTGGGAACAACTCACCACCCCTCTGAAAGAGATGCGGAAGCGTTCGCGTGCTACATACCTTGATTTCTTTCCTTTACTCGAAAAAACAGAAAAGGAGATGAATTATAAAATAAACACTCCGAACAAGGTGTTTAACAATACATTCATCAAGTACAGAGAGTTGAATCTTCTTGATATAGCCATGAATTTTTTATTTGCTCCTCGCACGGCACATCCCCGCCGAGAAGATTTCCCGGATTATTTCAGGAAAATAGACTTAAAGAAGATGTTGGCTGATCCTTTTGTTTTGGATTACCCACATGGCTTGTCACTTGTGGGGCGAAGTAAAATTCTTCCGGTATGGACAGGCGAAAGCAAGAATATAAAAACAGGGAATGACCTTACAGCTTCTCCCGAAGCCGGCATTATTGATAATGAAGAACTGATGAATGCGGCAGACCCGATAGTCAGGGCCGAATTGGTCTTATTGTATGCCAAAAACAAGAAAGTGCTGGTCGTGTTTGACCAATATGCCGATTTGTATAGCAAATACCTTACGACGGACGAGCAAAGACAGAGGCTCAAAGAGCAAAGATTCTCACTCATTAAAAATACCAAAGGAGATCCTGCGATAGATTTCACTTTTGCAGACGTGAACGGAAAACCTCATGCTCTGTCTGATTTCAAAGGGAAAGTGGTTTATGTGGATGTGTGGGCTACGTGGTGCGGTCCATGCCAAAAAGAAATGCCTCACTTAAAGAAGCTGGAAGCTGAATATAAAGACAATGCCAATATTGTATTTATCGGTGTCAGTGTAGACAAAGGCAAAGACATGCAAAAATGGAAAGAGTTTCTCGTACGGGAAAAGCTGCCGGGGATTCAGATATTCGCAGGCGACGACGCTTCTGAAAAGTTGATGAAACCTTATAAAATCAGTGGTATTCCGCGCTTCGTTTTAGTAGATAAGAATGGAAATCTGATTTCTGCCAATGCTCCCCGCCCATCTTCTCCGGACATCAGGACAGTACTGAATGATGCACTTAAAAAGTAA
- a CDS encoding RagB/SusD family nutrient uptake outer membrane protein codes for MKAIKYNLILLLGMLFASCNDWLDIAQLGNETEKTQFTTLEGTERVLNGFYREMMSSNLYGAYLSQTAIEAMANRFVYNDRGINTSENAATMIEELSNHRYTEANIESIFSAIWKSGYTLSFRINNYFKSIAEMNLPIDTDKKNILLGEAYAIRAYIHFDLFRIFGKTYEPKNLQEERLPYNDLDFTDKSEEIVNKLYSLREETTENFFKKLLKDIRTAESLLEKSDPILTNPDAVTADLVIDDFYMNRNRRMNYYAVLALKARVLQYMGNTEEAVVAAEEVLKAVGEGKPFQWHTALREADYTFFSEVIFGIHYLNMYTDGNSRYYGSKVLSGYFVSQQMLNNYMFAKPSGHDNPDVALGDFRRECWTENNGTDVGTGTNIFGEGSGVTKVFVQKRFKEPANSTTQSKAYQQPLIRLAEMFYIVAESKVEAGLYDDAVAMFNEHMERRMVNEIYRFGHSNNPIDTSDPEIKNALMDFIRKEYYCEFAGEGQLFFFNKRRQQNTFCDSNTANSMLQIQDKEKAYIIDIPTIETNI; via the coding sequence ATGAAAGCAATCAAATATAATCTCATTCTATTGCTGGGTATGCTGTTTGCAAGTTGTAACGATTGGCTTGATATAGCACAATTGGGAAATGAGACAGAAAAGACCCAGTTTACTACGCTCGAAGGTACGGAGAGAGTACTGAATGGTTTTTACCGTGAAATGATGTCTTCCAATTTGTACGGCGCTTATTTAAGTCAGACCGCTATCGAAGCTATGGCCAATCGTTTTGTATATAATGACAGGGGAATCAACACCTCTGAAAATGCGGCTACGATGATTGAAGAATTGAGCAACCACAGATACACAGAAGCCAATATCGAATCTATTTTCAGCGCTATATGGAAAAGTGGATACACGTTGTCTTTCAGAATAAACAATTACTTTAAGTCAATCGCAGAGATGAATCTCCCGATAGATACCGACAAAAAGAATATTCTTTTAGGAGAAGCTTATGCAATCCGCGCATATATTCATTTTGATTTATTCAGAATCTTCGGCAAAACTTATGAACCGAAAAACTTGCAGGAAGAGCGGTTGCCTTATAATGATTTGGACTTTACCGACAAATCAGAAGAAATAGTCAATAAATTGTATTCTTTACGGGAAGAAACCACAGAGAACTTCTTTAAGAAACTGCTGAAAGATATTCGGACGGCAGAAAGCCTGTTGGAAAAATCAGATCCTATACTAACCAATCCTGATGCTGTCACGGCGGATTTGGTAATCGATGATTTTTATATGAATAGAAACCGCAGGATGAACTACTATGCCGTATTGGCGCTTAAGGCCAGAGTATTGCAATATATGGGTAATACCGAAGAAGCGGTTGTGGCTGCCGAAGAAGTACTTAAGGCGGTAGGAGAAGGAAAACCATTCCAATGGCATACAGCTTTACGTGAAGCTGACTATACATTCTTCTCAGAAGTGATATTTGGAATCCACTACTTAAATATGTACACAGACGGAAATAGCCGTTACTATGGGTCAAAAGTATTAAGCGGTTATTTTGTGTCCCAACAAATGCTGAATAATTATATGTTTGCCAAACCTTCCGGGCATGATAATCCGGATGTGGCACTCGGTGATTTCAGAAGAGAGTGCTGGACGGAAAATAACGGAACAGACGTAGGGACAGGTACCAATATATTTGGCGAAGGGAGTGGGGTGACCAAGGTTTTTGTCCAAAAACGCTTTAAAGAGCCGGCAAACTCAACAACACAATCAAAAGCATACCAACAGCCCCTTATCCGTTTGGCAGAGATGTTTTACATTGTTGCCGAATCTAAAGTTGAAGCCGGGCTTTACGATGATGCCGTAGCAATGTTCAATGAACATATGGAACGCAGAATGGTCAATGAAATCTATCGTTTCGGTCATTCCAACAACCCAATCGATACCAGTGATCCCGAAATTAAAAATGCTTTAATGGATTTTATCCGGAAAGAATATTACTGTGAATTTGCCGGGGAAGGACAATTGTTTTTCTTCAACAAAAGACGACAACAGAATACATTCTGTGATTCGAATACCGCAAATTCAATGTTGCAAATTCAGGATAAAGAAAAAGCGTACATCATAGACATACCGACTATAGAAACTAACATTTAG
- a CDS encoding alginate lyase family protein produces MKKAFSLFLCISCFSISMHAQWIWDRNKLEEIKKEIHSFTYANAYRQLIDDAEKAMEAPFYSVTFKQKAAPGKDPHDYVSLSRYFWPDPRKENGLPYIYRDGESNPELENYDRIPLGEMAGNVTTLSLAWYYSGEERYARKAVKLLRVWFLDKKTRMNPNLNYAQFVPGTQGDSGRPSGLIDSYSFVTMLNAVKLLEGSRSYTAQDRSGLEKWFSCFAAWWQNSDLGKVERTQGNNHGTTYDMQLTVFLLFCGDTVTARQLINEFPARRLYKQIQPDGSQPRELHRTLAFHYSVYNLQFFVDMCAIARNQGIELCKATSPDGRNVCKAVDFLTPYLGKDVSAWPYKQISGWEDSLQALCKQLYRMADIAPSREDYLKLYKQYSKQGLNDRNRLLYGAPDPIRDAFSYVDKQLKYASLCTDSIISTSPKKGAVIPRCLNKDGSLRLVNPADWCSGFFPGSLWMAYHYTKDDALKELAIRYTEPVKKAKDHVFSHDTGFKVFCSSGNAYKETRSDEYREVVLKAAHSLASRYNPHLKVIRSWDFNRHKWQYPVIIDNMMNLELLFEASLLTGDKTFYDIANAHATTTLENHFRTDYSSWHVVDYDTISGKARLKQTHQGYDDSSAWARGQSWALYGFAMSYRYTKNKKYLRQAQHIAEFIFTHPNLPSDFIPYWDFNDPKIPDSPRDASAACICASALYEMATYDSNRKEQYVTWADRILASLLQNYLVEEGKDKGFLLLHSVGNMPSKDEIDVPISYADYYFLEALLRRDSL; encoded by the coding sequence ATGAAAAAAGCATTCTCTCTCTTCCTTTGTATCTCCTGCTTCAGTATCTCTATGCATGCTCAGTGGATATGGGACAGAAATAAATTGGAAGAAATAAAAAAAGAAATTCATTCATTCACCTATGCGAATGCTTACCGTCAATTGATAGACGATGCCGAGAAAGCAATGGAAGCACCTTTTTACTCCGTTACTTTCAAGCAAAAAGCGGCTCCTGGTAAAGATCCTCACGATTATGTCAGTTTAAGTCGTTATTTTTGGCCTGATCCAAGAAAGGAAAATGGGCTGCCTTATATCTATCGTGACGGTGAATCCAATCCTGAGTTGGAGAACTATGACCGTATTCCTCTAGGGGAGATGGCGGGCAATGTGACAACATTGTCTCTGGCTTGGTATTACAGTGGTGAAGAACGTTATGCCCGTAAGGCTGTGAAGTTACTTCGTGTTTGGTTTCTCGATAAAAAGACACGGATGAATCCCAACCTGAATTATGCTCAGTTCGTTCCCGGCACACAGGGTGATAGCGGAAGGCCGTCGGGACTTATTGATAGCTATTCCTTTGTAACTATGCTAAATGCTGTCAAGTTGCTCGAAGGTTCACGAAGTTATACCGCTCAAGACCGTTCGGGGCTGGAAAAATGGTTCTCCTGCTTTGCCGCATGGTGGCAAAATAGCGACTTAGGTAAGGTGGAGCGAACACAAGGCAACAATCATGGCACCACGTATGATATGCAGCTCACTGTATTTCTCCTTTTTTGTGGTGACACCGTTACTGCTCGACAACTTATCAATGAATTCCCTGCCCGCCGGCTTTACAAACAAATACAACCTGACGGGAGCCAACCTCGGGAACTACACCGAACCCTGGCTTTTCATTACTCTGTATATAATCTCCAATTCTTCGTAGACATGTGCGCCATTGCCCGTAATCAGGGAATCGAGCTTTGCAAGGCAACCTCTCCTGATGGAAGAAATGTCTGCAAGGCAGTTGATTTTCTAACTCCTTATTTAGGGAAAGACGTGTCTGCATGGCCTTATAAGCAGATAAGCGGATGGGAAGATAGTTTACAGGCTTTATGCAAACAGCTTTACCGCATGGCTGATATAGCACCCTCACGGGAAGACTATCTGAAACTATATAAGCAATATAGCAAGCAGGGGTTGAACGACCGTAACCGTCTGCTTTACGGAGCCCCGGACCCGATAAGAGACGCTTTCTCTTATGTAGACAAACAACTTAAATATGCATCACTTTGCACAGACAGTATCATTTCCACTTCTCCGAAAAAGGGTGCTGTAATTCCTCGTTGTCTCAATAAGGACGGTAGTCTCCGTTTAGTCAATCCGGCAGACTGGTGTTCAGGATTCTTTCCCGGTTCCCTATGGATGGCTTATCACTATACGAAGGACGACGCTCTGAAAGAACTTGCCATTCGATACACCGAACCCGTAAAAAAGGCCAAAGACCACGTATTCTCTCACGATACTGGTTTCAAAGTATTCTGCTCTTCAGGTAATGCCTACAAAGAAACCCGAAGTGACGAATACCGTGAGGTGGTGTTGAAAGCTGCCCATAGTCTTGCCAGCCGTTATAATCCACATTTGAAAGTAATCCGGTCATGGGATTTCAATCGGCATAAATGGCAGTATCCGGTTATTATAGACAATATGATGAATCTGGAACTTCTTTTCGAGGCATCTCTGCTGACTGGTGACAAAACCTTTTATGATATAGCCAATGCGCATGCCACAACTACTTTGGAAAATCATTTCCGTACGGATTATTCTTCTTGGCATGTAGTAGACTATGACACCATTTCAGGAAAGGCACGACTTAAACAGACACATCAGGGATATGATGACTCTTCTGCATGGGCTCGCGGACAAAGTTGGGCATTGTATGGCTTTGCTATGTCATACCGGTACACGAAAAATAAAAAATACCTTCGCCAGGCACAACATATAGCTGAGTTTATCTTCACTCATCCTAATTTGCCGTCGGACTTCATTCCGTATTGGGACTTTAATGATCCGAAAATACCCGATTCTCCCCGTGATGCATCCGCAGCATGTATCTGTGCTTCAGCATTGTATGAAATGGCTACGTACGATTCAAATCGAAAAGAACAGTATGTGACATGGGCTGACCGGATTCTAGCAAGTCTCTTACAGAACTATTTGGTGGAAGAAGGGAAGGATAAAGGCTTTCTGCTGTTGCACTCTGTAGGCAACATGCCATCGAAAGACGAAATAGACGTCCCTATCTCATATGCTGATTACTACTTTCTTGAAGCGTTGTTAAGGAGAGATAGTTTGTAG